Proteins encoded in a region of the Triticum dicoccoides isolate Atlit2015 ecotype Zavitan chromosome 3A, WEW_v2.0, whole genome shotgun sequence genome:
- the LOC119272453 gene encoding uncharacterized protein LOC119272453, whose product MAPHYQAATLIAAPSYPNSITWSSENLVAVASGHIVTILNPAAIEGPRGFVLLRPRDPFPIGVVKREDLLEPCLVPTFLVCDTEPCARSISWSRQGFAPNSGCLLAVCTVDGHVNLYRPPIWEFCDEWVEVSDVSKLLFNYYKSINFGEDDSPDSIPQEKANSEQTHAMECTGELQGPLSCSDLGRRKRKPSRFESYVYDEDEGDLDASKDADFWLNPCCKSKKISMKTIVKSGRTTAIVNGLGGSQDTKAAVSCNKENACLPLITAEQYALQNAILSSLVVAWSPVVPSRDTTSHLLRNWCILAVGSKSGDVSFWKICKPEYYTIDVCMVTRDPILIGVLKAHNSWVSAISWEVSFADSSKSSLLLATGCSDGSVKIWSGNTEGLNQCTYVKELPFSLLVEVTANSSAPVSSVSLSVPAQPQHGVSFNLAIGRVSGSLETWMWDPCRNKIENTSACHAHDQVVTGLSWGLDGHCLYSCSQDNSAHCWIFEKLKLEGIPVHTNFQELKESTDLPKVSDQCFGLSIAPGQLMIAVVRTLDQNLLDQMYQARTEKAVVEFIWIGGQFLGLPLDKGIYICSPQSGTNFLWWGSNIFWSLKKYENGERGLILWDIIVALQVLKKSAPTFLETLMHKWVSSLLSYDQCDSIIISHRSRNDMISKASLRKLHLLNIVCRKVMLSDHPQYSPGGEEGNNAATDLWTNLLVSSETELRKRLVAFTFAAVLGRISYLRKGVSNDNRWFPVGIAQMDSWVSMNSGEVHNELKSLKSRIKDLGSRIDSVCEYSVEETCPYCSAPVRFESPDVALCGSGDSAMVPAERHRLSRCAASMRLCSVLQPAWHCTCCGGMVDKLVPETFFTMTASPLDANHGSESLCLSAPAVPLCPFCGITLQRSTPAFLLSVSPL is encoded by the exons ATGGCTCCGCATTACCAGGCCGCTACGCTGATTGCTGCTCCGTCCTATCCGAACTCCATTACCTGGTCAAGCGAGAACTTGGTGGCTGTTGCTTCTGGTCACATTGTCACTATCCTG AACCCAGCCGCAATTGAAGGGCCTCGTGGATTTGTCTTGCTTCGCCCTAGAGATCCTTTTCCCATTGGAGTGGTTAAAAGAGAAg ATCTCCTTGAACCATGTTTAGTCCCCACTTTCTTAGTGTGTGATACTGAACCATGCGCACGGTCAATTTCATGGTCTCGACAAGGCTTTGCACCTAATTCTGG TTGTTTGCTTGCCGTTTGTACTGTTGATGGTCATGTAAATCTTTACCGCCCACCAATTTGGGAATTCTGTGATGAATGGGTTGAG GTCTCGGATGTTTCTAAATTACTGTTCAACTATTACAAAAGTATAAACTTTGGAGAGGATGATAGTCCTGATTCAATTCCTCAG GAAAAGGCAAATAGTGAGCAGACACATGCGATGGAATGTACTGGTGAATTGCAAGGACCTCTTTCCTGCAGCGATCTTGGGCGGAGAAAAAGGAAACCATCAAG ATTTGAAAGCTATGTTTATGATGAGGATGAAGGTGATTTAGATGCTTCAAAGGATGCAGACTTCTGGCTCAATCCATGCTGCAAGTCAAAGAAGATATCTATGAAGACG ATTGTCAAATCTGGGCGTACAACTGCTATCGTAAATGGGTTAGGTGGCTCACAGGATACGAAAGCAGCAGTCTCTTGCAACAAAGAAAACGCATGTCTTCCTCTTATCACCGCAGAACAGTATGCACTTCAAAATGCAATTTTGTCTTCTCTGGTAGTTGCATGGTCTCCAGTTGTGCCATCACGCGACACTACTTCACATTTGTTGAGAAATTGGTGCATTCTTGCTGTTGGCTCCAAGTCTGGGGACGTTTCATTTTGGAAAATATGCAAGCCTGAGTATTACACCATAGATGTTTGCATGGTTACCAGAGATCCAATACTCATCGGGGTTCTCAAAGCACATAATTCATGGGTTAGTGCCATCAGTTGGGAAGTTTCCTTTGCAGACTCTTCAAAGTCCTCACTACTTTTAGCAACTGGATGTTCGGATGGAAG TGTGAAGATATGGTCCGGTAATACCGAAGGATTAAATCAATGTACATATGTAAAAGAATTGCCATTTTCATTATTGGTTGAG GTCACTGCTAATTCGTCAGCACCAGTCTCGTCAGTTTCATTATCTGTACCAGCTCAGCCTCAACATGGGGTTAGTTTTAACTTGGCAATCGGAAGAGTATCCGGGTCACTGGAAACATGGATGTGGGATCCATGTAGAAACAAAATTGAGAATACCAGTGCATGTCATGCACATGATCAAGTG GTGACAGgtttatcatggggtttggatggccATTGTTTATACAGCTGCAGCCAG GATAATTCTGCACACTGTTGGATTTTCGAGaaactgaaacttgaaggaattcccGTGCACACAAATTTTCAGGAGCTAAAAGAGTCAACAGAT CTACCAAAAGTATCTGATCAATGCTTTGGACTTTCGATTGCACCAGGACAACTAATGATTGCTGTG GTCCGCACTTTGGATCAAAATCTGTTAGATCAGATGTATCAAGCCAG GACAGAGAAAGCAGTGGTTGAGTTCATTTGGATTGGTGGTCAGTTCCTTGGTCTTCCACTAGACAAGGGCATTTATATCTGCAGTCCACAATCTGGCACTAACTTCTTATGGTGGGGATCCAACATATTTTGGTCATTGAAGAAATATGAAAATGGTGAAAGAGGACTGATCTTATGGGATATCATAGTTGCGCTACAAGTGCTAAAGAAATCCGCACCGACCTTTCTGGAAACGTTAATGCATAAATGGGTCTCAAGTCTGCTTTCATATGATCAGTGTGATTCTATCATTATCTCGCATCGTTCGAGAAATGACATGATATCCAAGGCCAGCTTGCGGAAGTTACACTTGCTGAATATCGTTTGTAGGAAAGTAATGCTTAGCGACCATCCACAGTATTCTCCTGGTGGAGAAGAGGGTAACAATGCGGCAACTGATTTATGGACCAATCTTCTAGTGAGTAGCGAAACAGAGCTGCGGAAGAGGCTTGTGGCTTTCACTTTTGCTGCTGTCTTGGGTCGAATATCATATTTGCGGAAGGGCGTCTCTAATGACAACCGGTGGTTTCCTGTTGGAATTGCCCAGATGGATTCGTGGGTATCTATGAATAGTGGAGAAGTGCACAATGAGCTCAAGTCTCTGAAATCGAGGATCAAAGACTTAGGAAGCAG GATCGACTCGGTGTGTGAATATTCGGTTGAAGAAACCTGCCCCTACTGCTCTGCGCCGGTGCGCTTTGAGTCGCCCGATGTAGCCCTGTGCGGAAGCGGAGATTCTGCTATGGTCCCAGCTGAAAGGCACAGACTGTCGAGATGCGCAGCGTCGATGCGCCTTTGCTCCGTCCTGCAACCAGCCTGGCACTGCACATGTTGTGGAGGAATGGTCGATAAGCTGGTGCCGGAGACCTTCTTCACCATGACGGCATCCCCTCTGGATGCCAACCATGGCAGTGAATCGCTTTGCTTGTCAGCGCCTGCCGTTCCACTTTGCCCCTTCTGCGGCATAACGCTGCAGAGGTCGACGCCGGCGTTCCTGCTCTCCGTCTCCCCGTTATAG